The Raphanus sativus cultivar WK10039 chromosome 2, ASM80110v3, whole genome shotgun sequence DNA segment ATAATCTTAACGTCCTTCCGAAGCTTCTCGTTCTTCTCAATCGTAGCTTCGATTTCTCCGAGTTTCGTTCGGAGAAACTTCTGGTACGACCTGTTCTTCCTGATCGCGTCGACAAAGGCTTGTGCTGATTCAGGGAAAGTAGTACTTGAAGCAGCTAGGGTAAGAGAAGGTGGCTGAGTACTGGAAGTGCTGCTTTCACCTTTTACATCCTCTGAAAAGCTTTCACAAGTGTTAGACCTACTCAATATTTCGCTTGAAGGAGGTTCATTACACGTGGCATGTACCTGCTGCTTGGGAGAAGACTCATTCATGAAAGTTAATCCTTCCACACCTGCAGAAACGTCAAACAAAGATTGTTTGTCATAAAGTCTTTCACCtgagaacaaacaaaaaaagtcaTAATTGAGCTCACCTGAGAATCGCTTACAAATAGCGACAAGTGTTTCATCGTTATCTTCGTCGTCCATGGGAAGTGCCAATTGGTTGTTGAGACTCCGAAGCATCTCGAAGTCGTCGTCGTCATCACTCTCTGAATCCTCCGAGGtcagtgatgatgatgatgataataaaCCCATCGGATGATCCGTGGCCGACGAAGCTAGTTGGGTCTTAATGCTTCGAAGCATCTCgaaatcttcttcttcgttttcagAATCCGAATGCATCCCTCCTCCGCCAGAATTGGAATCGGTGACGATACATGCGCGTCTTAACTCTTCGAGATCTTCGCagatatcatcatcatcatcatcatcatctacgTCAGACTCGTACATGCTTACGCGATCCATCATGTTAAATCAATGAAACGAACAAATCGATTGAATTCGAAATTGAACCGACGAAGATATGCAAGAGAAAGGTTTATggcgagaagaagaagaagaaggatcaaGGTTTTCTTCCTTAGCTGAGAATTGAATTAGGGCTTTTATATGGCGGTAACTGAAAACAAATAGTCGGGTCAGGTCGGATTTTCCGTGATGCTTATTTATCTAATGGGCTTTTGGCCCATATATTCTCACTCTCCAAATATTCAAAAGCCTCCAAATAAAGAAAGACAAAAGATATGTATTTGAAATAAGAAggtattcaaaaaatattatgaaaaccTATATTATTAGCGAATAGCGAGTAAGGCATTTTCGACAAGTATATATGTCTATTTCTTTGTGATTTTTCAGCATATGAATGAAACATATAATTTCTGTGTAATAATTTATGGGACCATttgtaagttttatataatttaagaaaaaagtaGTCTccaaagaggaagaaaaaaacataaggtGCCTCTTTGGATTGACACAAGATGACATGAAATATTTACCTTTACTTGAGCccaccttttaaaaaaaaacagaaggtGCCTCATCATAAATTGCTTTACATCGAAGTTCAAATGCTCGCATTTAAATTAGTTAATCTAATCTCATTTTTCTATGCGGTATTAGAAGAAGCAGATGATGTTGTTGTGATACAATTTCATATGCCTCCTTTTGTGATTTGTATTGCCATTCGATCTCTTATGTTATCGTTGTTTGTTTGGCTATCAATAACCTCTTTGTATCCTCCTCCATTGgagtataaaaatattttagattaatgCAAGTTTGgtatcaaaaagaaaatctcATTTTTCTTTGTGCACAAAATAATAATCTCTCATTTTTCTTCGTCTGTTGAAACAAAGTAGACATAAACCAATAGACTACAATCAAATTGGAGAGTGATAATAATACTCTTAGGTGATATGTTCAATGCAGAGAAAAGTTTTCGAATCATAGTTTTATCTATTAgattaatctattatatttttgatgaaattttaacattataaaaagaTCAACATTTTATAAGATAGCATCATTTGCTATTTGGGCGCCATAACATTAGGACATGCATTATATGAgatattttcaaacaattcaTATACTCGATTTTCCAAATTGATGTCTTTTAGATTAATAATGAACTAGTTAATGGATCTAGATGGTGTCTCTAGaataatatgaaatattttatacttgGTTGAAAAAATGTTATAGGAGTTTACTGGCATTTCATGAAAGAACTGGATGACCATTGATGTGCTATTTCCACATATAAAgccaaaatattttcaaagatGAGTGAAATTCTTTAAGTTGGGTTTAGACTATGTTTACAAGCTTAGAGATCGATTAaaaattttttgtatttttatgtgCCAATTCATTTTATGTTAACTTACAGTATGACACTCACTTTTATGTTGGGCTAGACTATTTTCATCCTCAAAGAACTGAAGACAAAGACTATAGCCTCCTGTAGAGAAGTTGGTTCTGCATTTTCCATCTGAAATTgaaattgttttaaataattgGAACATTCATATGAAATAAGAGTATCATATATGagagtgtacaaaccttgaAGGTGTTCTTACAGTGCTTCCGACAAACACCACACCTATGTTGACGAACTGAATGATACAACTTCTTCATATGCGTAACAATGCAATTCTGTGTTTTGTACTTTTTGTAGGAGACAAAGCATTCGAAACTGCCAAACATAAAATTAGCATATTCTTATTTGCTCCAAGATTCCTGATTGTTCATGTTGTTTATTGCACATTCTCTTGTACAGTCTCATCGAAGCAACACAGTTCTCAAATAACGTGTATTTCTTCTCATGTTGGATACCGTAACTGCGAGAAACAGCTTATATCCCATGATCAATCAAAGTTTAAAGCATCCAATAcaacccaaaaaaataatttaataagaaTTAACATGGTAAGATTTTCAAATGCGTGGCTTACAAGATGACACTCACTTTTATGTTGTGCTAGACTATTTTCATCCTCAAAGAACTGAAGACAAAGACTACAACCTCCTGTAGAGAAGTCGGTTCTGCATTTTCCATCTGGAATTgaaattgttttaaataatcGGAACAGTCatatgaaaaatgaaataagAGTATCATATATGAGAGTGTACAGACCTTGAATGTGTTCCCAAACACTATTGGCGAACACTATTGGCACTTCAGGAAAGAACTTGATGGCCATTGGTTTGCTATGTCCACATATTGTGCAAAATATTCTTAAAGATAACTGAAATTCTTGAGTGTTTGGATGCGTTCAAATTGGATTTTGACTATGTTTGCAAGCTTAGAGATTGGTTTGAGCAAGATCCAATGGAGTTGGCAACAGTCGGTGTCATCAACCTTGAACTCGAGTTTGAAGACGGAGATGGATACAGAAACATGGAAACAATATTGATCTTCATGATCTTCATGATATTTAATTCAAGCTGTGTTTGAAATTCTTCAGAAGGATTGCTCATCAAAAGTCTAATGGGATATAACTCATTCACCATCAAAAGGCAGATTTCTGAAAAGAATCTCGAGTTATGTATTATGATAGTGGACATACAAAGTGAAAAATTGAGTGGAGGTAAAGTTTTCAAGTGGGTTCAGCACATAACTTAGACATTTCAAACCTTGAATTGAGTTGAAATGATCAGCTCTAGAGAGAGTAGAAGCATAAAAGCTTTGAACAGTAATGGAATTTCACGCAGTTGTTATTTAACTCTCGCCGAAACTTTGTCATTCTATTATGAGAGCTATAGTATCTTCTATGGTCGTTCTCTATGATTTCAGGTTCTTTATTCAACTTATGTTATCTCTTCCATCTGCTGTTATTTTCATTGACAAAGAAAGAGCATGTGAAGTGATTTTGTTATTTCTGAAAAGAATCTCGAGTTATGATATTTTGGCAGCGACATACAGAGTGAAAAATTGAGTGGGAATAAAGTTTTCAAGTGGATTCAGCACACAGCTTAGACATTTCATAAAACCTTGAATTGAATTGAAATGATATTAGAACTTGCTATTATTTACGTGCTAACAGTTGCTTTTGATAGACGAAAACTGATTCTCTTTACATGTAAAAGCGTTTTGAAAGACTTGTGGTCCTCCATCTAGAATTCAAGCAAAAATGATCGGCTCTAGAGAAGAGTAGAAGCTTAAAAGCTTTGAACAGTAACAAAATCTCACGCAGTTATTATTTAATTCTCACCGAAACTTTGTCATTCTATTATGAGAGCTATAGTATCTTCTACGGTCTTCCTCTATGATTTCAGGTTCTATGTTCAACTTGTCTTATATCTTCTATCTACTGTTATTTTCATTGACAAAGAAAGAGCATGTGAAGGTATTCTATCAAGATATGACATGCATAGTTTGAGATGTTATTTTCTTCCATCTCTTGTTTTACACCCTTATGGTTTTATACACGCATAGTACTTCTTAATGTAGAGATTGTCTTAAGTCTAGATTTATGCCTATAGCGGTTGGATTTTGGCAGATATTGCTCAAATCTCAtagaacatgtttttttttttggatttttttaaacacttttatttcaaaatacGATTTCATATTAGGCTATAACCAAAGTCATACAGTTTTAAGAGCAGATTCTAAAGTGCAATGATCATAATGGAACAAGAAACTACCAAAGCATTACTTTGGTTGACTTTAGAGAGAGGTACAATGTAGCTTCTACATGAGTCTTCAACGGTTTCCATGTCCTCTGTTTCCTCATCGCGGATTGCAACTCTCATTCCATACCCTTTTCCGAGGGTTTAACAAGTCCCTGGAAGTGTCAAAAAGTCTATTAGACCAGAAACTTTCGCCCAAATCCAATTgatattcttcttctccttttaaGAGGCAAGCTGATTCGAGTCCAAATCAATCTCATGTATTCTGCTACTTTCCTTGCGAACCACGATTGAGGTCTTAGTGACTGAAGACTCTGTCTGTTGCTTTGTCGGGACAGACTCTGTAGACGAGACTGATTGTTTCATTGACACAAATAACACTGTTGGGGACTTGTACATGTTCTCTAGCGCTGAAATAGTAGCTAAAGATACTAGGTTATCCACATCAGTAGAATTAACCTTGCTAACCTCATCACAACAAGATGTATCTTCTTTTGGTGTAGCTGGCTTATCTGAAGCAGGAGCGTGCGAAATATATTGCTGAGAGTTAGATGCTTGTACCGTTGGACATAGTTTCTTGAGCTTGAGAGTATTCTAATATACATTTCAAAAATCAATTCCATTTAATACAAACCATGTCCTAAAACCAAAATGGGATCTCCAATCTTTTTACTATAAAAATAGCTAAACTAACAACATTCTCCAAGAAGTCTCATTACTGGCATTAATTTATGGCACATAATCATGTTTGGTTCTCTAAGGAACCTCTAAGAGAAGAATCAGGTGAAGAAACAGAGAGACAAGACCGTGCAATCTTAGCCTGTTTGTCTTTATTATAAGCCTTTTTAACATCATTCTTCAGCTCCTTATATCTCATCCTCTTCCATCTCCTCTCTTTCACCGAACCTTTCTCCGGATGCGACATATCAGGTATGTCCTCGTCCATATAATCATCCATGTACTTGTCTAGAACCTCAGAACAAGATGGAAAATACCTCCTACCTGTCTCAACTGCAACAGTTTCAAAATCAGTCAGAGAATACGAGTTGAAGAGAGAGCTTCAAAAGGGTAAAAAGGCCTTGAGATTTTTACCTGTTTTCATGAGTGCTTCCATACGAGTAAGCAGTCTTTTGGTTTGCATATACGGCGTTTCATTCAGGTCGACCTGAGTCAAGTTTCCTGTTGCACCATTTGACGGCGGTGGAACAGGAAAACCTGTGAACTCGCTAGTCCCTTCAACATTAGCAATGTCCATAGCTACATCAGCTTCTGTCGGGAAGAACAGCTGAGCAAGTCCCACTGCAAACAACCAACACATACAGTAAGAGTCATCAACCTTAATGCTACAACACATATGTGTATACTCATCTGGTTAATACCTCGCTTTTCTAAGTACAATAGCCTCATTTGAAGATCCTCAGGCATAGAATGAGAACAAGTAGGTGTATCACCACCACTAGCCAATGGATTCCTTCTAATCTCCCTCTCCAATATATCAATACACAACCGATCTTTACTAGCTTCATCCCCCTTTGCGGTTTTCGTATAGTAATCTTTAGGCCTAGTCAGTCTCCTACATATATTAACCGCACTGCGTCCATCAAAGGTAAAGTCCGAAGCATTAGCTCCTTTCTTAAGCAACGATATGATAATCGACGGCTCTCTACGCATGGCAGCGTAATGAAGAACTGTATATCCCCTTGAGTTTCTGTAATTTACATCAGCCATGTCTAGAGCTAGAACCTCAGCCACAACTTTTGGATCACTGTACGCCACTACGTAGTGCAGACCATTGGCTTGGTCTAGAGTTGTATCTGACTCGGTCAAAAGAAGCTTCACTAGCTCAACATCGTCTGAATCCAATGCCTTGAGCACTTTCCCTGTTCTCTCTACCAATTTATCAGCCGCCTCGTCTGTGCTCGTTGACTTGACTCGAAGCTTCTTGATTTTTTCAGATACTTCGAGAGGAAGCTCCTTCTCTATGTAGAATCTGTCTAGATCAGATCTGGCTACTCTCTCTATGCATTGATCAAGAAGCTGAGTCAAGTCGCAATGGAACGCGACTAAGAGAATTGGAAGAACATTCTCCACTAGTGACTTCTCAACATAGTTACAAAGCCTCCTCTGCAGACACATAAACGAACATTAACATCTAAAACAAATCAAGAAGAGATTAGTTTATATTATCTCTCAGACCTGAAACGATGAAACCAGCTCTGTGATTTGGAACGTATGCGAAGCGTACATCAGCTCAACAGCGAAATCAATGGCGGGTTTACAAGAATCATGAGCACAGCCCGTGTCAACACAAGTGGAAACCTCCACAGGAAAAGGCTTTAGCTTCCCAGTGTATACATAGTTCAAGAAATGCAGGAAAGCCTCTCTCCCCACGTTTCCATGAGGCAACAGATCTTTCATATGATACTTTGGTTTCTCCTCGCTCTTTGCATCTCTATCTTTCTTGAACAGCTCGAAGAAAAACTTGCTCCTAGCAGCTAAAAGGCATCTGTGAACACCCACCGCTCGAGCTTCTCCTTGGAATGTGATCTCTGCGTCGGTGTAGTCGCAATCTGAGCTGGTGAGAAGGTGCTCCAAGTCGGTGCTGAGCTTGGCTAAACTCGCGGCTTCGAGATTGGAGGATGATGAGTGGTGATTGGTGACAACAGAAGGATTGGATAAGTGGGAAGATGTGTAGCTTATAGATGAAGATGGCTCCATTGCAGTTGCTGCAGCCATGTTCTTTCTATAAATAACAATCAAAAAGGCTCTGTCTTTGCCTTTGCTTAGAGATACAAAACCCTAACTTTGATTCGAGTGACGAGAATCATCTGTTCTTGAGCTGTGGACGAGATCAATAAAGAGGAAACTAATCAACccatgaagaaaagatcaaaactttatgGAAGACAAGAAGCCAAAATCGAGAAACAGTACCTTAGAGAAAGTCAACGAGGATGTCTGATGGAAGGAAGAACCCTAATTGAATCTTCAGCAAATGAGAGAAAGAATTGAGATTCTTCAAAAAGTTTTACAGATCGGATATTATTTGAAACAAGTGAGTATGGTCGGATGAAGATTTATGGTTGAGGTGAGATCTCAGGACGGAATAAGAGAAGAAGAATCTGAGGTTATCTTAATCTAACGGTGGGAAATGAAACAAGACTGGTCTTTGTTAAgaacagaacaaaacaaaactcaacGACTCAAGTTTTTACACTGTTCTGCAGAATTAGTGCAAAGAGCCAAAAGAAAGACAGAACAGTAATGTCTTTTGGTGACAAACTGACAGATTATATTGGGTCATCTCCTCCATGGGTCATGACGATACAAAAATCTTTCGGCCATTTCGAGACGACTTTGACTTGTTGTGAAGGGGTTGTGAAGTGGGACGATGACGTCTTTAATAACGTCAGCTTTTACAAAACACACACGAaatgaaaaagtaaaattaattgATAATAAATTGGGAGGACCCttcttagtttatgttataatgTAGAAAAAAGTCTTGCCCAAAACTTAAGCTTGGTTTTGAAGAGAGCatgaataattgaatatctcAAACCTTTTCTTCACTTACATAAGCATTTGATAATAGAAACAATTACATAACCAAGTTCATTTCATAAGTTCTTGAAAgataaaaatgtattaaatattttgatttttttattctacATAGTGTACTATTCATATTTTGCTTAGTTTCCAAACAGAACAATCCACATTCCCAAAATCTATGGACCATTCAATAAAATATGGTTTATGGTACTTTTTTTCTAATTATGATTATTCGGCCAAATCCGCAGGAACATTATTCTTTCTTGTAAGATTTGTAAAATGAAATGATCAAAATTCTTCTTTCTATAATTGCAAATAGTTTCATTTTTAGTTCATCAATACCTCATCAATAATTTAAGCCCCCAACTTTTTTAGTTATTACATAttcattttatttctaaaagatgatttttagtgtttttcaacttttcatacatattgaaaaagatattaaattttgattataaatatataattttctgtCATTAATTAGTTCTTACAAATTTAAACCTATAGAAATTTAAGCaacacaattattatttttgaagtcTATAGTTTACTACTATTAATCCATAGAAAAGTGTAAaactgtattttaaaaataaaatatttatctttacAAAAATAAAGGGAGTATAATACAAAAATGAAAAGTGGACCacttgttgtcaaaaaaaaaaaaagtggaccACTCAAAATATTCTCTTTTTATATAGTTGAAGCAAATAGTTTCAATCACAATTCATCTTTTTGAGTTCAATCAAGATGAATTGATAATAAATTGGGAGGACCCttcttagtttatgttataatgTAGAAAAAGTCTTGCC contains these protein-coding regions:
- the LOC108843163 gene encoding regulatory protein NPR4, translating into MAAATAMEPSSSISYTSSHLSNPSVVTNHHSSSSNLEAASLAKLSTDLEHLLTSSDCDYTDAEITFQGEARAVGVHRCLLAARSKFFFELFKKDRDAKSEEKPKYHMKDLLPHGNVGREAFLHFLNYVYTGKLKPFPVEVSTCVDTGCAHDSCKPAIDFAVELMYASHTFQITELVSSFQRRLCNYVEKSLVENVLPILLVAFHCDLTQLLDQCIERVARSDLDRFYIEKELPLEVSEKIKKLRVKSTSTDEAADKLVERTGKVLKALDSDDVELVKLLLTESDTTLDQANGLHYVVAYSDPKVVAEVLALDMADVNYRNSRGYTVLHYAAMRREPSIIISLLKKGANASDFTFDGRSAVNICRRLTRPKDYYTKTAKGDEASKDRLCIDILEREIRRNPLASGGDTPTCSHSMPEDLQMRLLYLEKRVGLAQLFFPTEADVAMDIANVEGTSEFTGFPVPPPSNGATGNLTQVDLNETPYMQTKRLLTRMEALMKTVETGRRYFPSCSEVLDKYMDDYMDEDIPDMSHPEKGSVKERRWKRMRYKELKNDVKKAYNKDKQAKIARSCLSVSSPDSSLRGSLENQT